The Zingiber officinale cultivar Zhangliang chromosome 10A, Zo_v1.1, whole genome shotgun sequence genome contains a region encoding:
- the LOC122027772 gene encoding F-box protein At5g50450-like, with amino-acid sequence MRTRCGFHFDFESKLRPRKRMRAEVVEESVEKADLFDCLHDDIVIVILSFVSGSAERPSDLLSVMKTCKRMNRLGKSPFVLKKAALESISIGVKNWSQPTHKFLEMCADAGNLEACYLIGMIEFYCLGISNLGGSDGVMFMKKGLRSLIRATKRGHALATYSLAVICFNGGAVRKTGRHLRMGVALCIRAAQLGHVDAMRELGHCYLDGYGVPKNVTKGVQLIRDANARELAAPLNNLSVQSVSASNKQSCHPRKVACDCSPEPHPANRFMAEWFERMKDLGRRVQVCANSNCCRPELRRFEFRRCSTCAFVSYCSRACQVVHWKMDHGVLCTTRTRWLEGLVNAPNRN; translated from the exons ATGCGGACAAGATGTGGTTTCCACTTCGATTTCGAATCGAAACTGAGGCCCAGAAAGCGGATGCGTGCGGAGGTAGTAGAAGAGTCCGTCGAAAAGGCTGATTTGTTCGATTGCCTTCATGACGACATCGTCATCGTGATACTCTCCTTTGTCAGTGGCTCCGCGGAGCGTCCATCGGATCTGCTCAGCGTAATGAAAAC ATGCAAAAGGATGAACCGATTGGGGAAGAGTCCCTTTGTTCTGAAGAAGGCGGCGCTGGAATCGATCTCGATTGGGGTTAAAAATTGGTCGCAGCCGACACACAAGTTCTTGGAGATGTGTGCCGATGCAGGGAATTTAGAAGCATGCTACTTGATTGGGATG ATTGAATTCTATTGCTTAGGGATTTCAAATCTCGGCGGCTCGGACGGCGTAATGTTCATGAAAAAGGGATTGCGTTCTTTGATACGAGCAACGAAGCGGGGTCACGCGCTGGCGACGTACTCACTCGCCGTGATTTGCTTTAATGGCGGCGCAGTGAGGAAGACTGGCAGGCATCTTCGCATGGGAGTCGCCCTCTGCATCCGTGCAGCCCAGTTAGGTCATGTTGATGCCATGCGAGAGCTTGGACATTGTTATCTCGATGGCTATGGCGTACCTAAAAATGTGACTAAAGGAGTCCAGCTGATTCGTGATGCCAACGCCCGCGAGCTTGCCGCCCCTCTCAACAATCTATCCGTTCAGTCCGTATCTGCGTCGAATAAACAGAGTTGCCATCCCCGCAAAGTGGCGTGTGATTGTTCGCCAGAACCGCACCCAGCCAACCGTTTCATGGCGGAGTGGTTCGAGAGGATGAAGGATTTAGGCCGACGCGTTCAAGTTTGTGCCAACTCTAATTGTTGCCGGCCGGAGTTAAGAAGATTCGAATTCCGGCGATGCTCGACGTGTGCCTTTGTTAGCTATTGCTCCCGGGCGTGCCAAGTGGTTCACTGGAAGATGGATCATGGGGTCTTGTGCACGACGAGAACAAGATGGCTCGAGGGTCTTGTAAATGCCCCTAATCGGAATTGA